The following are from one region of the Planctomonas sp. JC2975 genome:
- a CDS encoding DUF3817 domain-containing protein: protein MPNPPQNTEGGSLLQRTIEQLRSANSARPRAVDIPKIPGALTFYRVTAYITGVMLLLLVAEMILKYGVGYSVYAFAPGQPIVSLVHYDPSNTAQAGFDVSTAILIAHGWLYVLYLIADFRLWSLMRMSFTKFVQIALGGVVPFMSFIVEHFITKQVKRFLAENPVPSASEPKVEASH from the coding sequence ATGCCGAACCCCCCTCAGAACACAGAAGGCGGCAGCCTGCTCCAACGCACGATCGAGCAGTTGCGCTCGGCGAATTCGGCCCGCCCTCGGGCCGTCGACATCCCGAAGATTCCGGGTGCGCTGACGTTCTACCGTGTCACCGCGTACATCACCGGCGTCATGTTGCTGCTGCTTGTTGCGGAGATGATCCTGAAGTACGGCGTCGGGTACTCCGTGTACGCGTTCGCGCCCGGTCAGCCCATCGTCTCGCTCGTGCACTACGATCCGTCGAACACCGCACAGGCGGGCTTCGACGTGTCGACGGCGATCCTGATCGCCCATGGATGGTTGTACGTGCTCTACCTGATCGCCGACTTCCGCCTGTGGTCGCTCATGCGCATGTCGTTCACGAAATTCGTGCAGATCGCTCTGGGCGGCGTCGTGCCGTTCATGTCGTTCATCGTCGAGCACTTCATCACCAAGCAGGTGAAGCGGTTCCTCGCCGAGAATCCGGTTCCGTCGGCATCCGAGCCCAAGGTGGAGGCATCCCATTAA
- a CDS encoding SURF1 family cytochrome oxidase biogenesis protein, whose amino-acid sequence MVRPKWIAALLLALVIAGAFAWLGQWQLERAVESGHVVEHPTETVKPLNEIATVNSPPTTAGVGQLVTSRGTFSATDYGILVGRLNDGAAGYWVIARFTPAADDADGKTAQLAVARGWAPTEQKAKAAIAQLRNQPETPVTLTGRLLPSEAPEAPKENTDPFAMKDMAVAALVNTWHGIGDSDVYSSYLVEHGTPPAGLTAIYSPPPIEQATVNWLNIFYAAEWAIFAGFAIFLWYRVVKDAWEKQREDAETAYEAALAAWRGEPVGQPATGGTETEQN is encoded by the coding sequence ATGGTGCGGCCCAAGTGGATCGCAGCACTCCTGCTGGCCCTGGTCATCGCGGGAGCGTTCGCGTGGCTCGGCCAGTGGCAGCTGGAACGCGCGGTGGAGTCGGGGCATGTGGTGGAGCATCCGACCGAGACCGTCAAGCCGCTGAACGAGATCGCCACCGTGAACTCACCGCCCACGACCGCAGGCGTTGGGCAGTTGGTGACCTCGCGCGGCACCTTCTCGGCGACGGACTACGGAATACTCGTCGGTCGCCTCAACGACGGCGCAGCCGGCTACTGGGTGATCGCCCGCTTCACCCCGGCCGCGGATGACGCCGACGGCAAGACCGCGCAGCTGGCAGTGGCTCGGGGCTGGGCGCCGACGGAACAGAAGGCGAAGGCCGCGATCGCGCAGTTGCGCAACCAGCCGGAGACGCCCGTCACGCTCACCGGACGCCTGCTGCCATCGGAGGCGCCGGAGGCGCCGAAGGAGAACACCGACCCCTTCGCGATGAAGGACATGGCGGTGGCCGCACTGGTGAACACGTGGCACGGCATCGGAGACTCCGACGTGTACAGCTCTTATCTCGTGGAGCACGGAACGCCCCCGGCCGGGCTGACCGCGATCTACTCGCCGCCGCCCATCGAGCAGGCCACCGTGAACTGGCTGAACATCTTCTACGCGGCGGAGTGGGCCATCTTCGCCGGCTTCGCGATCTTCCTCTGGTACCGCGTCGTGAAGGATGCGTGGGAGAAGCAGCGCGAAGACGCAGAGACCGCGTACGAGGCGGCGCTGGCCGCCTGGCGCGGCGAACCGGTGGGCCAACCGGCCACCGGCGGAACCGAAACCGAGCAGAACTAA
- a CDS encoding cation:proton antiporter, producing MVLGALFVIAYVLGRLGKLIGLPAIPIYMVVGLLASPNTGFFPLNFDSGDIGLIAVFGLILLLFNLGLEFDQDEFFGNAGRLLISGGTYIVLNMGIGFLFGEFVGWGTREALIIAGMVGTSSSAIITKMLIELGRLANNETPAILGATVIGDVFIAVYLAIVSVVLSGQTEFWPVVLQLTIAAAFLVVMFTVARYGGRFLSRFFRTRDDELFTILFFGLAVLFAGLGELIGVTDAIGAFLIGLVLGATRFSGKIERISIPLRDVFAAFFFLNFGLALNVAEFGSVAWIVVIAIVLTVVLNVVSGQLIALFNRLDTRDGINIAAVLMNRGEFTLILATLSLAAGLNEKLEPFAGLYVLIMAILGPVLTANSERIGAALIKPRRRAAKERNPVLDEEAALVDAVTSGQLDDEGDESDGGDADGADTRTGEPSKAAIDRIVEEAMRQTDADDRRKQN from the coding sequence ATGGTGCTCGGCGCACTCTTCGTGATCGCCTACGTGCTCGGCCGGCTCGGCAAGCTCATCGGACTTCCCGCGATCCCGATCTACATGGTGGTCGGCCTGCTCGCGAGCCCGAACACCGGTTTCTTCCCGTTGAACTTCGACTCGGGCGACATCGGCCTGATCGCCGTTTTCGGCCTGATCCTGCTGTTGTTCAATCTCGGCCTGGAGTTCGACCAGGACGAGTTCTTCGGCAACGCAGGCCGCCTCCTCATCTCCGGCGGCACGTACATCGTGCTGAACATGGGCATCGGCTTCCTGTTCGGCGAGTTCGTCGGCTGGGGCACCCGCGAGGCGCTGATCATCGCCGGCATGGTCGGCACGTCATCCAGCGCCATCATCACGAAAATGCTCATCGAGCTGGGCCGCCTGGCGAACAACGAGACCCCCGCCATCCTCGGGGCGACGGTGATCGGCGACGTCTTCATCGCCGTCTACCTCGCGATCGTCTCCGTCGTGCTGAGCGGGCAGACGGAGTTCTGGCCCGTTGTGCTGCAATTGACGATCGCGGCCGCCTTCCTCGTCGTCATGTTCACGGTCGCAAGGTACGGCGGGCGATTCCTCTCGCGGTTCTTCCGCACGCGCGACGACGAGCTGTTCACGATCCTCTTCTTCGGCCTGGCCGTGCTGTTCGCCGGCCTCGGAGAGCTCATCGGAGTGACGGATGCCATCGGCGCGTTCCTCATCGGCCTCGTGCTGGGAGCGACTCGCTTCTCCGGCAAGATCGAGCGCATCTCGATACCGCTGCGCGATGTCTTCGCTGCGTTCTTCTTCCTGAACTTCGGGCTAGCTCTGAACGTTGCCGAGTTCGGCAGCGTGGCGTGGATCGTGGTGATCGCCATCGTGCTCACGGTCGTGCTCAACGTGGTCTCCGGCCAGCTGATCGCGCTGTTCAACCGGCTCGACACCCGAGACGGCATCAACATCGCCGCCGTGCTGATGAACCGGGGCGAGTTCACCCTGATCCTCGCCACGCTCTCGCTCGCCGCGGGCCTCAACGAGAAGCTGGAGCCGTTCGCCGGCCTCTACGTGCTCATCATGGCCATCCTCGGACCGGTGCTCACAGCCAACTCTGAGAGGATCGGTGCTGCACTCATCAAGCCGCGTCGACGCGCGGCGAAGGAGCGCAACCCCGTTCTCGACGAAGAGGCCGCGCTCGTCGACGCGGTGACCAGCGGTCAGCTCGACGACGAGGGCGACGAGTCGGACGGCGGGGATGCCGACGGCGCAGACACGCGCACAGGCGAACCCAGCAAGGCGGCGATCGACCGCATCGTCGAAGAGGCGATGCGCCAGACGGACGCCGACGACAGACGAAAGCAGAACTGA
- a CDS encoding TrkA C-terminal domain-containing protein, whose translation MVDVRRVKLPGVGVLHTFITDDGGKVGVIAHRSGHSDLITFSDNEDTANVTKVSLRLNEDEAHTLAELLGGTQITESLTALDQIPGLSIDWFTVDYEDYIAGQRLGSPAEVGMVGLTVVAVVRGDSTNPAPAADFKVFPGDTLVVAGSPEKVAKAFTYFRTGEVAKPALADAPPGV comes from the coding sequence ATGGTTGACGTTCGACGGGTGAAGCTTCCCGGGGTCGGTGTGCTGCACACATTCATCACGGATGACGGCGGCAAAGTAGGCGTCATCGCTCACCGCTCCGGGCACTCAGACCTCATCACGTTCTCGGACAACGAAGACACGGCCAATGTGACCAAGGTGTCTCTTCGCCTCAACGAAGACGAGGCGCACACCCTCGCCGAGCTGCTCGGCGGAACGCAGATCACCGAGTCGCTGACGGCGCTCGATCAAATCCCGGGCCTGTCCATCGACTGGTTCACCGTCGACTACGAGGACTACATCGCCGGTCAGCGTCTCGGCAGCCCGGCCGAGGTCGGCATGGTCGGCCTGACCGTCGTTGCCGTCGTGCGCGGAGATTCGACCAACCCGGCACCGGCCGCCGACTTCAAGGTCTTCCCGGGCGACACCCTGGTCGTCGCCGGCTCGCCCGAGAAGGTCGCCAAGGCGTTCACGTACTTCCGCACGGGCGAGGTGGCCAAGCCAGCCCTCGCCGACGCTCCGCCCGGAGTGTGA
- a CDS encoding glycerol-3-phosphate dehydrogenase/oxidase: MASREPIEQSAKLGPAQRAEAIAAMRADELDVLVIGGGIVGTGSALDAVTRGLSVGLVEQRDWASGTSSRSSKLVHGGIRYLEQLDFRLVREALIERGLLLQQLAPHLVKPVRFLYPLKRRVIERFYIGSGMLLYDLFSYTGLRPPGVPHHRHLTRNQVRKLSPSLAADAYIGGITYYDAQVDDARYTASVARTAAHYGAHVANRVRVEGFLKVGERVVGVRARDRETGELFEIRAKQVVNATGVWTDDTQSMVGERGQFKVRASKGIHLVVPRDRFQSASGLLLRTEKSVLFVIPWGRHWLIGTTDTDWKLDKAHPAATAADIDYLLGHVNAVLGVPLTREDVEGVYAGLRPLLAGESDQTSKLSREHIVAHAVPGLVVIAGGKWTTYRVMAKDAIDAAASALDGKVPVSATAEIPLVGAVGYRAAWNRRARIARKAGIHVTRVEHLLNRYGTLAQEVLDLIVSRPELAEPLPGADDYVAAEVVYATSHEGALHVDDVLARRTRISIEAWDRGVSAAPVAARLMGEELGWDEERIEREIAYYLRRVTAERASQEQPDDASADRVRLEAPDLG; the protein is encoded by the coding sequence ATGGCCAGCCGTGAGCCGATCGAACAGTCCGCGAAGCTCGGACCCGCCCAGCGCGCCGAGGCCATCGCCGCGATGCGCGCCGACGAACTGGACGTGCTCGTCATCGGCGGCGGGATCGTGGGAACCGGATCCGCCCTCGACGCCGTGACCCGCGGCCTCAGCGTGGGTCTCGTCGAGCAGCGGGACTGGGCGTCGGGAACCTCAAGCCGGTCGTCCAAGCTCGTGCACGGCGGCATCCGCTACCTCGAACAGCTCGACTTCCGGCTGGTGCGCGAGGCGCTGATCGAGCGAGGACTGCTCCTGCAGCAGCTGGCCCCGCACCTGGTGAAGCCCGTGCGGTTCCTCTACCCGCTGAAGCGCCGGGTCATCGAGCGCTTCTACATCGGCAGCGGGATGCTTCTCTACGACCTGTTCAGCTACACCGGCCTGCGTCCGCCGGGAGTGCCGCACCACAGGCACCTCACCCGCAACCAGGTGCGCAAGCTGTCCCCATCGCTGGCGGCGGATGCCTACATCGGGGGCATCACGTACTACGACGCCCAGGTGGACGACGCACGGTACACCGCGTCCGTCGCCCGCACGGCGGCGCACTACGGTGCACACGTGGCCAACCGCGTACGAGTCGAGGGATTCCTCAAGGTGGGCGAGCGGGTCGTCGGCGTTCGGGCGCGGGATCGCGAGACGGGCGAGCTGTTCGAGATCCGCGCGAAGCAGGTCGTGAACGCCACTGGCGTGTGGACGGATGACACCCAGTCCATGGTCGGCGAGCGCGGCCAGTTCAAGGTGCGCGCGTCCAAGGGCATCCACCTGGTCGTGCCGCGAGACCGGTTCCAGTCGGCGTCGGGGCTGCTGCTGCGCACCGAGAAGAGCGTGCTCTTCGTCATCCCGTGGGGTAGGCACTGGTTGATCGGCACGACGGACACCGACTGGAAGCTCGACAAGGCGCATCCGGCCGCGACGGCCGCAGACATCGACTACCTGCTGGGCCACGTGAACGCGGTGCTCGGCGTGCCGCTCACCCGGGAGGACGTCGAGGGCGTCTACGCCGGGCTGCGTCCGCTGCTGGCCGGCGAGTCCGACCAGACGTCCAAGCTGTCGCGCGAGCACATCGTCGCGCACGCGGTCCCCGGCCTGGTCGTGATCGCCGGCGGCAAGTGGACCACGTATCGGGTCATGGCGAAGGATGCCATCGACGCGGCCGCGTCCGCTCTCGACGGCAAGGTGCCGGTATCCGCCACTGCCGAGATCCCGCTCGTCGGCGCCGTCGGATACCGCGCAGCGTGGAACCGCAGGGCGCGGATCGCGCGCAAGGCCGGCATCCATGTCACTCGCGTCGAGCACCTGCTGAACCGATATGGAACCCTCGCGCAGGAGGTGCTGGACCTCATCGTGAGCCGGCCGGAACTCGCCGAGCCGCTGCCCGGTGCCGACGACTACGTCGCAGCCGAGGTGGTCTACGCGACATCGCACGAAGGAGCGCTGCACGTGGACGACGTGCTCGCGCGCCGCACGCGCATCTCGATCGAGGCGTGGGATCGCGGCGTGTCAGCCGCGCCCGTCGCCGCACGCCTCATGGGCGAGGAGCTCGGCTGGGACGAGGAGCGCATCGAGCGCGAGATCGCCTATTACCTGCGCCGTGTCACTGCCGAGCGCGCGTCGCAGGAGCAGCCGGATGACGCATCCGCCGACCGTGTCCGCCTGGAGGCCCCTGACCTGGGGTGA